The Anabas testudineus chromosome 3, fAnaTes1.2, whole genome shotgun sequence sequence CGGTGCACATCCAAAACAAGAGGAAtgtgaaaaaagagagagatacTGTCTGCACAGTGAAGTAAACAAGCTCCAAAAAAGTTTACTGCAATGTTAGGACCAACCCAGCCCTCGCCAGCGCTCTGTTCTCCTCTTGATCAGTTGGTTGAAGCATTGCAATATACTTTTTGggagtttgtttatttttcccccACATATGGCATATGAATTCTGGTTGTGTGCACTTTAACTTGCAGGTTACATAATGTTCTATTTTGACAATGCTAAATTAGTGGACTACGCTTTAAACATTAAGCATAATAATTAGCGTAAACTACCAATAAGGACTGAGGAATTTACAACTTACTTACATTCagtatttaaaatttaaaattattgCAAACTGCATCTGACTTTTCTTCACTGCAGCAATTactcatttaataatttaatttttgttaTCAGTCTTCACAACCTTACAGGTATGAAATCACACAACGAGCATTACATTTCAGCTACGAACTGCAGCAAACCATCTCTGTTCCTTGCTCTTCTTCTCTTACAGAAGCAGCAGACACACCTCAGCCCTGCTGACAGGCCACAGCCCGACTATGTGGTGCTGCATACCTCAGCACATCTGTCTGTTGTCCGTTTCTTCCCGGCTCACTCCTAGGCTTGTGCCCACTCAGCATGATAATGTTATACACCTCTGCCTGGTCATCTCTTTGTctcaaagtgacaaacaaaatacatatgTCAAGTACTATGTAGCTCAAATGTAGACACTACTGTATAGCTGTACTTCTTAATGACTCGTCTTTACTTTATTGGCGGCAAGCGGAAACTCACCGTGGGGTCAACTGGCTTCCATTGTTGGGTAGCAGAGTAACACACATATAGATAGATCCATATACAGTACCAGTAGACCTGTAGTGGTCTTAATTAACAATCTCCAGCTTCAACCTCGGCACTTAAATCATAAAAAGCTTTCCATCCCACAGGCATTAAGCCACATTAGTAAACAGCCAGAGCTCCCTCTATGGGGCAGTATGTTTAAAGGGACATGCTAAGATTACTTGTGTCAGCATTTCAGCTGAACACTGGCACCGTGTTGACATGCAGCAGATGAATATTAAACCTTGAGAAACAAAGATGTGCTTGAAGCAAAACCCGGCATAAATacttttcatacacacacacgcgctcaGACAATCTTGAGCATCCCTCCCAGCAGGCACAGTCACACTCAGGCAGATAATTCAGTGTCACAGGGAGCCTTGTCTCTGACCCCTCTGGCCCCCTCCAgacagaggaagcagctggACAGGGACCCACGGCTGCCTCCAACTCACTTCCCCTGGGGAGCTCTAAGGAGAAGAGTCCCTCTCTGCCTCGGAGAATGACCAGCTGAGCTTCCACAGCTCAGTTTGTGAATGTGCCGCCATGTCCCTGTGCCCAGGAAGGTCTGAGGAGGATGAGCAGACTTAacaaatgtatatgtatgtgatgcatacataaataaagttataaatatatatatattctgttcattcatatatatatgtatatatatatgaatgaaCAGGAATCAGGTTTCTCAAGTAGACATTTGCAGCTTGCTTTAACCAGCTGTCTCTTAATCCTTTATCCCACAGAAAGCTGAAAATAATGTACAGAAGTGTGTgatttcagtttctctctctctcacacacacacacacacacacacacacacacacacacacacacacacttacacaatgTATTCCATGGTGAACGAGACCCTTAGTAAGTGCTTATGAATATTGTATGGATAAATGggaaatgttaacattttttgAACTGGGTTGGCAGcctgatgaaatattaaacagtCAGAGAGCTTTTGTTTTACCACAATACTTAGAAAAGGTAAACATGAAATTAATGATAACTTTAGAGAGAATGAGCATGGGTTAGCTGAAACAGTCTGTTTGAACTTCAGTGACACAACTGTTAAATTCAACCTCATAAACTATCCcgaaatataatttaatgtttaattaattcatttaaaacttgATTACTTGCGTCTTAAAACTGATTAAGAACAATCTGCAACACAAACCGTATGCACCTAAtcttctccctctgctcactctCTGCCATTAGCAGTTGACACAAAGAGCTTTACTGATTCACAGCTGCTGCTAACACACAACAAGCCCCAGATAACAAGtttaaaactgtcaaattaatctagagctgaaacatgtatttatataagAGGTATAAAAATTATACTTCTAAACTCCTATAATGAATATGATTCTGGTTAAATCAGCATGACTAAAGTATAACCACTTCTTCCAAgtaagattttaaataaatagctttattcaaaacaaagaaatgtgtggTATAAACATAGTGGATGAGTCAATCTGAGTCACTCTGAGTTTTAATGATCCGTCTGGTCGGGCTTTCACTGAGGGTCCCAAAACTATGCAGTGGCCAGAGCTGTGTGGGACAAAAGGCACAGAGAAACAGTGGGTTAAAAGAGAGCTAACACTCgcataacaacaaaataaagggCTTGCAACCATTACgaacaacacattttcttgcTACTTGGACACATTTGCTAATACGGCTTTTAATGATGCGTCGACTTTGGAAGAGGAGGTTGTTATTTCATCAGCTGTTGTAATAGGGCCTCCAGTAGAGTGCCGCTGTCCAATCAGATGGACAGAAGGTTGACTGACCTGTTTCCAGGGTCGTGGTTGCTATGACATCCAGTGACATGACAACACAGCAGAATGGAAAGCTAGACAATATGTTGTCCAGGCTTTGGTCAATCAGACACACTTGCTTTGAACTTGCAACTGACTCACATCTCTGAATTGTGCTTAACTGGACTAAAAAAACTTGCATTTTGCAAAggaacacttttctttttgctttttttttttttcctgaatacATGACAACGTAAAGCATGCCTTTCTTGTTACCTTTAAGCAAACACGCCCTCGGATGAGGGCATAGGGAATGGGGCCATAGCTCCTTGAGTCAGTGGAATTCCTAAGGTTATCCCCTTCTAGCCAAACATGGCCTTTTGGAACCTAAAAACACATCACGTGGAAAtaggttttttaaaaaataataactttattataaaGCAAAAGAAtcacacagaacacaaactCTGAAGCTGCACCATTACttcacattatgttttatattatgtaGTTAGAAGCTACCTTAACCCCaccccctccatccctctccaGCCTTAACGTCAACCTGCCTGTTCCTCTTTAACCCCATACCGTCTTAGGAGAGGGGTCATGGGTAACGGGCAGGGTCGGGAAGGATTTAGAAGAACTTCAAACGGGGTCATTAGGCTGTTGCCTGAGATCTGCGCCCCTCTTACCCAGTGAGGGCAAAGCCAGAGAGGGGGCTGAGATAGCcgggcagagagagggagaaagggaaagagggagatagagagggCTAAGCCGCGGCTAGCAGCAGTGTCCAAGGGTCTCCACCGCGGTCCGACCTGCCAGTGGGGCGGTCATCCAAGCGGGCACTAATTCACAGTGACACCAATTATGATTAATCTCATCACTTTAGGAGAGTAGGCTTGTCAAGGCCCTAATTAAGTGCGCTGTCCCCCCTATATGTGCAGACAGGATCAACAACACATTATATTGTCATAATGGGCATCACAATCCACGAGTCTATTTTTGTGTTGCCTAACTTTTTAACGGCAAAAGTCCTCTGGAGGAAAGAGAATAACATAGAGTATTATCCACACCGAAGTGACGTCTTATTCCCATCACCCGGCTCTCTGATTGTGTTCTTCAGTCCTACTGTGggatgctgtgttttgtttcatattcaaTAATTGAGACAGATGATGTGACATAATCACAAGCCAGTGACATGTTGACCTAACATGAGGTAAACAACTCACTGAATAACGACGACACAAATGAATATCATTAAAGGAGTCATCTGAGAACCATATGTCAGCATGCTGGATTCCCACCATTACACCTCATTAACATGGTAACATATGCTGGCTCCCAAgcacaggaaaaagaaacatcacCGTTTGTCATCTGCCAGACCAGAACCCTCTGATTCTCCTCATCCTTATACACATCTTAAAGACACAGAGGTAAGTTAAGAAAGTTTAAGTGTCTGGAAGTTTGTGTGGTAGGTGAATGGTTACAGTGCAAGCTAAGTAAACGCAGCGCCCCCCAGTTTGATTCCAGCTGAGGACCTTTGCAGCATGTCACACCCTGTTCTCCACTTCCCTATTAATACTACCAAATGAAGATCCAAACAACAGCAGAAGATGGGacatttttgtccttttttttttaaccccaaGCCTCAGCGAAGACAAGTTACTACCACAAAGATCAACGAAGGGGCAGTATCTCAGAAAAGTGACAAAGCAAAGAGGTCCAAAGCCTGGTCTGTTGTACGTGAGCAGCTCGTCCAATTACACCCTGTTAAAGGTTGAAATGAACAAgggaaataaacaaagtaaatcaAAGGCAACTCTTTGTCACCAGATAAAGTGCCAGATCTGATCATATTTTCAATAACAACTCACGTGTTAAGAACCTACATATACACCAACAGTGCGTACAGTATCTTTGCATTAAACAATCATATGGTTTGATCCCTTCAAATATAGATATAGGTCCCATAATCAATGATGACAAATCTAAAAcctaattattttaatgacaatataatatatatatatataaacaaaatattgttGTTCTTTTGGTTTTTGGTGTACTATACCTACTGTACATTCAGCGGTTCTTCTTGAAGCACCTACAAATACCCACAAACCACTTCCCTCTCCTTCCTGCATACctataaatgttttcattaagaAGTTTCTTCACAGACAGGGGTGCATGTTTGATATGTGTCATTTTAGCATCAAACGCTTAGACAGTGCAGCAGATGAAACCACTACACAGACTTTCAAAGAACCAGGTAGGCCCCAATGCAGAGTTGTAGTATCTAAACACAGAGTCACACCGCTGGCAGCTTTGGTGTGATGGATGGCACAGACTTCACCCGCCCTGTGGTTGTAGGAGGGGTTGATGCAAGGTATTGTGTACCTGTCAGAGACATGTCGAGAGGAGCTGAAACTGGAGCTCTCCTCACCGTGGAGGTGCGTTGTTCAACAGCCATACCATTACAGTGCTCATTATGTTAACATGATTGAGATGGCATATTATGCGAATTATATTATACATGCAGGCTTATAGAGTTCATCTTACACCATATTGCTCTGTCTATCTTTACTGCAAAGAACAGAACATATCTCTCTCCGTGTGTCACCCTCTCTCTTTGCAGTAATATTAGGGATCAAGTGTCATTGTTTTGACACAGTAGCTCAGACACAGAAATGATTCCTAAAAGGTGACAGGGCAATTAGTGTGCTGTTGGATCTCTCAGGGTAGAGAAGACCTGCCTTTCTGTCAGAACAAAAAAGGAGGTGATGACAGGGTCTAACGCCACCTTCTAAAATTCATCTTTACAGGTCCACCCATAATGTCTCACACCATCCTAAtagtcacacacaaactgtatatCCTCGGGGAAAATCCCTAAGGTAGGCCAAACATTTATGTGAGCAGTGGGTGTTTTCTCAGTTACCTTGTATGATGTCACAGGAAGATAGTGATTTTGCTTCAgggtgtttaaaaaaaaaaacataggaAAGCCTATATTAGCTGTATGAAATTGAAGCATGGTTAGTGCCACAAGCTTTGTGAGGACGAGTATAAGACAAAGGCCATATTAAACCAAAgggaagaacaaaaacaagcaaaaataaaatgaataacagGAAAACCACCAACTCCCTCAGTATCTTTCACTTTGCCTCTGCAGTGTAACTCCTGTCTTCCACAGTCTAGCGAATAAAATACAGGTTTTACGCTGCTGTGCATTGtttgaaaaacaataatttgatCAGATACAACTGACAGAACTAATATGTAGGGTTAGATTGTTTATGCTTATACAACTGAAATGTAAGAAATGGGTAGCTGACAGAATAAAAAGGTGCTTCAAGTGTTTGAGCTTTAAGTTTAACAAAAATAGTCAGATGGTTCAACAACGACCTAATTCAGAAACCAAAGCAGTGCATGGACTGACAGAAAGTATTTTACAACTAGTGATAAACCCTTTTAACATGTTTCCACATCGGGTTGGTGGTTGGTTGGATTGAATTCCTGTTTAACAAAGAAAACGACGGCTTATGAGGGATCGGTTGATTCATGAATGTCCAatacaaactttatttattattggtaTGAACCAGATCCCCAAGAATGTGACTGGGGTTAAATGATAACAGAAAACTAATGAAAGAATTAATACTTTTTGAAGCACACTACAGAAACTAAATGGTCTATGTGTGGTATACAGTAAGTAAATGACAGTGaataaaaatccaaaatgaatagaagtctgtttattttattctaaactTGATAAAAGGACAATCAATCAGGACAACAGTAGCTCTCCACCTAGTGGcaagttttaaaatgacttgAACGGAGACATCTGTCTCTGCATCCTGGAATCTTGAATCACAGTGTAATGATGTCACCTGTTACAAGTTAAGTCCTCTGCATGTACAGGTGAAGCTAGCAGAAGAAAAGCctctttatttcctgtttcatttgttGAATGACAGGCTTGGCCCTATGCTATGTTTTGCTGAACCCATTCAACAGTCTACCCACAGTctgtaaaatacacaataaagtCAAAAGCATGCAACAAAAGTGCAACCTTTGGTTTGCAAATGTATatacacattctcacacacatacacacacacatccctctgCCCACCCATCAGTCTGTCCATTCGGCTGGCACTAACTCTAACAGGCTTCAGAGAGATTGCAGGCCTGAGCTGTGGGCGTTGGGGAGAGTAGTAATAGAAAAGCAATGACAGTGGTTTCAGCAGCAGAACCCCTGCTCACTCTCTGGCGTTATCACTGTTCTGAGGAAATATAGGTGTTGTGAAAAGCTGATATTTTGACCAATGACACAAAATGGAAGTGTTCGGCCTAAAATGTAAACAACCATGATAGTCTATAGACTaggctgcacacacaaagacaaactaagagatgtttttgttttgcattatgCATAGAGATTCCATTTCTCATTTTATGGTGAAACAAACTATCAGGTGTTTTGCTGTAAATACgttttttcatttattctctATTTTACTGAATCTTTAACATTTCTTCCGTCGACAAAGACTCAGTTTTTAGCTGCTGGAagtcaaactgtaaaactacaaacaggAACCTTACTTAGTTAAGCAGGTAATCAAGCGTGACACTTTCAACAAATAAGAGGTTTGTCTGATGTAGACATACTCACATATGTGTGGGACCTTGAAAGCATCTGATGGGGCACTTGTGCAGATCTTGTCACCCTCTAATCCAATCACTCTTTTACAAATATTCATATTTGGGTCAAAGGAACTCTTTGCAATTACTATGTCACCCctgttaaagaaaacacaaacaagaatcACTTTATTTGTAACAAATCGgattgaaaaatataaaacatgcatCCAAATCTTTAAAGACAGGGAGGAAACATAAACTGTGTAATGCACATGAATCCACTGAAAGGGAACctacttttgtattttgcaaAAGTGACGACTCATCCGTTCAGAGAAGACAATATCTTGGTTGACAATGGTGGGCTCCATGGACGGACCGGAGCACTTAcggaaaataaagaaaattcaaataaataaaaataacaattgtTTCTTGTACACATATGTAGTATGAGAAAAATATcataattaaatctaaaatgttaataatacgTACTACCACAAATTCCCCAATGTATTCAAAGGCACAATGCGCCATACAACCATACTGGACTGTGTAGCCCACAAACGCCAAAGTATTTCCCAGGACACGGCGGAACATCACCTGCATCACAAAAACATAGGttatgagaaaatgtaaaatgtgcatCGTTATCAAATTGTTATACATGCAATAGTGATTATTTAATGTTTGATCCAGTTATGGTAGGCTTATGTCCTTTTACAGggtttctaaaaaaacaaaagctgtttgGAGTCCACATTTTAAAGGTGTGGACAAGGTTGTCACAGTTGGCCTACTGCTAAGATGGCACATTCCCTGGTGTTTCATTCTCAGAAGCTGAGTGGCCAGTTCACACCAGAAAACTGCCCTGAACTTTGATCCTGTGTAGGATGGACCAATCAACACCTTGTGCTCAGgtgatggacaaacacagaagcTGTGACACATCCAGCCAAGCAGCTCTGTGCCGTCTGCAGCTAATCCCTGACTCTGTGCCGCCTGCACTTGCACCAAAATCATTAGAGCAGTTATCAACTTCTGTCAGCACCATAGAAACACAAAGATACCCCCAGCACCCATCCGCCTTTCCTGCAAACACtgttgtcacacaaacacacacaagaactaTCCACGTGTCTTCTGAGCAAACATCCCAGCCACACTCAGGTTATTGACTTTTACTCAAGCTGCAACCTGTTGGGTGGACAGAAGAAAGTAAGTCAATCTTTACACACTGCCATTTGCAGGcgcacctgcacacacacacacacacacacacactgagactgtATGTTTAGAGGAGAACAGATACAGTTTTGCTTAGAGGTTAGTCTGCACTTCAAACATTTTTCGCTCAGGCTGCCATCCTGCCAGTCCACCACAGGGTAAAGAAATCTTTTTCTGCATCTCCCCTattccttctgtctctttccctcttcctctctccatgtcttctctccctcccaGGGTATTATTAACCAAAGCAAGCAGAGCGGAAACCAAAGCCCCAAATCCGCAGAGCCCTGGGAATGACTTCCCAAAGATGGACACGGATTAGACCCCCAATTTCTCCCTTGCCCCACCACCTTCCACCCCTCTTTCTCCCCAGGTCCCCAACAGACCGGGTGTCAGGTGGCTCTCCCAGCCCTGCCAAAGGTGTTACCCCTAATCCCATTACCTCCCACCCCCCttctaacacatacacacacaatgctcTCTCATTCATGCCAACTATATTCCACCTATTACACTCTATATCTATTCTTTCATCCCTAGCATGATTTGTCTCTTTGGCCCAATCGCCATCCTCTCTGATCCAAAAAAGACCAACTCCATCCTTTCACCTCCCTGTGTGCCGCTACTCTGCTCTTCCTCTGATCACCCCTGGCTACTCTCAGTTTTTTGCTACCACTGCAGGTGAAGGGGAGAATCTATATGTTCAGCACAGGGCCCAAATGAAGTGCCCCTTTTCAGTCAAAGTCAGCTCttgaatctttttctttctacaggAACTATAACCTCAGTTCTCCCCCAGCTGGTACAATAACACCTCTGGCCCTATAATTCCTCTGTTGGGAAGCAAGCGGTCTAAAGGTTAATGTGAATCTCAGGTCTGGACTAAGGCAACATATTCAACTCTATTTGTCTTGCTCTTAGTTTCCTCCACCAGCATCTCTGCCATCACGGTAATATAATGCACTCTCTTCTTACATGTTTTTCCTTCTGCTAGGCTGAGGTTTAGGAATCCTTGCTAGCACTCATTCGCAAAGCACAGTGGACAGCCTCCCGTACAGCTGCCCTCATATCTCTGTTTCAACTCCCCCCTTCATTCCATTCATCATAGGTAGGGATTAAGGGACTTTGCATAACAAGATCACACGGCCAGTGACTGATATCAAGAGAGTCCATATGCAGCCGCCTGGTTTTCTGAGGCACCCTCTGTCATTGatagtgtgtatctgtgtgagtgcatgtagtgtgaatgtacacacatacacacaatagtATTACCTATCATAGAAAGTGTATATGTGATCTCCAGTGGCTCATTTGGGATTCAGAATAAGGCGGACGTCCACAGAGACCTCTGATTGGATCTATATTACCTCTAATTCCCCTGAGCATCCACACTATGTGTTGCCCCTAATACCCAGCACATGTGTATGGTGGGGGATACCAACATTAACTGAATGCTGAATTACAGCTGTAAATTAACACAAAGTATCTCAGTTAATCCAGGATTACACGCCAAACATGTTcatgggaaaacaaaacaaagtcagtggAGCCCTCTCCTGCAGAACCATCTGTGGCCACCGGCCTCCTGTGGTTACAGCACAGCACTACAGTGGGGAAAAGAGGGGGATCCCAAATTAATAGCTGCCAATGGAAACACCTTATTGTGTGTTTAACTCTGTGATCCTCTTACTGAGGGAGCTCGGATCACTCAAGGCAGAGAAATCACGAGTAGaggaagggggaaaaaaaaaaacattctttcaATAGCAACCATCAGAAAGTGCAGCAGTGGGGATGCTTATCACTGTGTCCACCCAGCTGTCAAAAGCATTTTGAGTGAACAACTTGAGgcagtacaaaaataaaacgtgAATGAGGTGTTTTTCTATCTTCTGTGCTGACATGAATAAAGAGGCCTGGAAAACTTCGTAATGACAGACACATCGAAGGAAAACTGGAAAAGAGTCTCTCAAAAACTGATAAGCATTTGGCAAGTAGCTATTGTTCCTTCGTATCAGCAAATGTTTTCCCTTCTGGATTccaagaagaaaaagtgaattGACCTCCGATACAGTGGGAAGATTAAGGAAACTTATAGTCAAGACCGATGGCCACTGCATAAACATTACATATATTAACTCTTTTCAATTCTAACTATTGGCCCGTGTCATGATTTAAAGTGTTGAAGATTTTAACTACTcaatttttattgcatttatccACTACACTTGAGTTGGTCTATTCTCTTGAATTTGTCATTCTCATTAATATGTTTCAAAGAAAACTCAAACAAGTGTATTAACTGCAAACCCAAATGAAAAGtattgtgaaatgtgaaatcaatGACAGCAAATCAAATACCTATCACTAAGCCATAAGGAAATATTCCAAGAGAATTATCACTATTGGTCTCATGAGATTTGAACCTGCCATTGGTGAGTAGTGTTAATTGATATACATGGTCAGTCTATTAGAACCACAAAGAGAATCTCAATCCAAACAGCACACAAGGGCCTTGCAGCGGTCTCCTTACACAACTAAATTAGGAAAACATGGGCTGAGAGAGAGCTGGGCAACAGGGGGGCTAAGAGGCTTACAAGCCCCTTGTCAGATATTCTTCTTCTCCCTAAGGATCCCAGATGGAAGGGAGTCTGGAGAAGCAGGCAGCAACAGAGAGGGGACGAATCCCACCTCTGATGCCTTCCACTGGGCAGCAGAAGGCAAAGGAGGGTGGGGTATTAGTCCTGTTGTGCAGAGTTTGATTTGATCTTAATGTGAGCTATAAAAAGGAGGAGGTTTGGCAACCGAGGGGGGTCTGTTTCAACTATCAGTCCAATCAAAGATAATCCTGCTGATTTAGACAAGGACACCTGGCTTGGTGGAGTGACAGATGTAAAAGTCTCAGAGTACTATGTCTAGACCATATCTCTTCTAGGACTGCCTTCTATCAGAGGCTTAATTGAAGCCACTGATCTCCATATTGCTCTTTTCATTGTTGCTAACGGCAACACAGCCGTGAAACAGCTGAGCGAGGTTACTATTTGAGGAGCTGAAGGTTTAAACCTACAATCAATGGGTCAGACAGGACAAATAATAGCCAAGTGATATGAATACAACTGCTATGAATTGAAAGGAAGTGTGGGTTGACAGAGTCCCCAGCCAATTACACTGAATGGAAAAAAATCAGCCACTAAGCCTTATTGTATTGACCACAAGCAAATGCATGGTGCTGGTCTGGTGCTGAGAGAGCTGAGAGATCTTATCTGGTGTTGTATCAGATTCACAAAGGAGTTTGTGTTTTGCCCCGACCAGCTCCCGACAAAGCCAGATATGTTTTAACAGTAGCTAGTGACAGACGACTCaacataaaagcaaatgtaCAATCTTAAAGAATGCGATTTCCTTTTATTCTAGCATGCTTTATGtaatttttctttgtctatttTTCTTGTAACCTGTAGGTCAAACTAAACAGGGCTCACTGCATCGCATTTGCAAAAAATACCCcaggaaaccaaaacaaagctaTACAAACAATACATATGTTGAATCACGGAAAAAAGTCAAATGCTTAGACATAATTAGCTGTGTACGAAACCCATCCTCTGCTTATTGTACTTGTGCctttacaatattatttttctttcaacgCTAACCAAACAAATATGGTGCATGTTGATGATAATCTTGCATCCTCCGGACACAAGACTTCTACAGCTTCTCTCAGTTGTACAACGATGGCAGAATTAGACTGAAGAAACCAAAACAGTCTGACCAGGAAAGGTCTGGCATGTTATGACTGCTGCCATTATATAGCTCAATCAGATACAGAGACTGATAAtaactgacaaaaacactgcagaaaaacacacatgcacagatgacACATTgaaaaaaaggggggagaaATCTGTTATTTTTTGACACTTAGGCTGTTGTGATTATACCAACACAGGCTACAGTGGCCAAGGTTTAAATTGGGATTTAAAGGAACAGGAAATCAGGTGTTTTTTTGGGCAGCACTAGCTCAGATGGTAAAGCAGTTGTCTACTaccagggttagtggtttgattgCCCGGTCCTTCCTAGCTACTTGTGAACCTGGACCCTTGGTGCCTCAAAGGGcacaatgcaatttccccactgtgggactttctttaaaaagaaaaaaaaaaaagaatgacacAGAGGATGTGGGGAAAGTTTCCACGGCTGCATCGGCCACTGCTGAAGCAGGCTCTTCTCCCTCTGAGATGCAGGTCAGTAAGCGCATCGTATTTGTCTCATATAGGCTTTCCACAATGGCCAGTGTTGTCTGTCATGATATATTCCCTTGGTCTCCTGTCAGCTCATATAAATCTCAACAGTGCTGTCAGAACAGCAGGGCTGCCTCTGCTGAGAGCATTTGTAAAGTGAGCAGTTGGGCGCTTGCTTCTTCTGGAGCCTTACAGTCTCCTGTGATCTTATGCTGCCTCTGGCCTCTCTCTGCCACACAAAGCTTTTTACAGCTGTCCTAAGGATTACACTGATCACTCATCAGTCAACCAGTATTAATAGTGGATGTTATTCTGTACAAAAGAAACTGGCCTTTTCCCTACCAGCAGTTTGTCTGATCTGACAACATTCAGAGTTTTTGAATATGTGACAGGGGTTTCCATCGTCAAAGGGTTTTTTTGTACAACACTCGATTTGACTTTTCATGTTAGGAAAAGCACATTAATGATGGTTCTGTTCTATTCAAGTCTGCCATCATAGTGTGACAGTGAGGTGGCATGCACAGTACCTAGTAACCAGAGCATCTCAATGAAGGTTATCCATCATGGCTTttattacagtggcaagaaaaggtatgtgaaccttttggaatttcatggttttctgcattaatttgtcataaattgtgatctgat is a genomic window containing:
- the immp1l gene encoding mitochondrial inner membrane protease subunit 1, with amino-acid sequence MFRRVLGNTLAFVGYTVQYGCMAHCAFEYIGEFVVCSGPSMEPTIVNQDIVFSERMSRHFCKIQKGDIVIAKSSFDPNMNICKRVIGLEGDKICTSAPSDAFKVPHICEYVPKGHVWLEGDNLRNSTDSRSYGPIPYALIRGRVCLKLWPLHSFGTLSESPTRRIIKTQSDSD